The Panacibacter microcysteis genome includes a window with the following:
- a CDS encoding glycosyltransferase translates to MERIKVLHITQSIGGVETYLKQVIQNIDRSRFDLSIASCEPSLEKLCALHEIPYFDIKMSRGVNPFVDIISIFKIRALIKKQKPGIVHLHSSKAGFVGRIGAKFAGCPSLFTPHGVSYLAFTGAKRMIFFLLELLGKKFTHKVLAISQSEANRCIYEIGIKPDDIYVIPNSMTIPTVPVLVPDKLGPLEGDVKIGTIGRLTAQKNPILFVDIANGVIKGNNKVHFYFLGAGFHEDLGKEVKERIEYHGIEANFHIIPKGDSIVALNFLRQLDIFLLPSVFEGLPYALLEAMFEAVPCIVSKCDGNNDVIDNNDNGYACLVTDEFVSVITKLIANKEKAVEIGKAGRQYVIDRHDISNNIKVLESIYTEAGKKGKSS, encoded by the coding sequence ATGGAGCGTATAAAAGTATTGCATATCACTCAGTCAATAGGTGGCGTGGAAACTTACCTGAAACAAGTTATACAAAACATTGACAGAAGCCGTTTTGATCTGAGTATAGCTTCATGCGAACCTTCACTTGAAAAGCTGTGCGCTTTACACGAGATTCCTTATTTCGATATAAAGATGTCAAGAGGAGTAAACCCTTTTGTAGATATTATTTCCATCTTTAAAATAAGGGCGCTTATCAAAAAGCAGAAGCCCGGTATTGTACATCTGCACAGTTCCAAAGCTGGTTTTGTGGGCAGGATAGGCGCAAAGTTTGCAGGTTGCCCGTCTCTGTTTACACCACACGGCGTTTCTTACCTTGCCTTTACAGGCGCTAAAAGAATGATCTTTTTCCTGCTGGAATTACTGGGCAAAAAGTTTACACATAAAGTGCTGGCAATTTCGCAGTCAGAAGCTAATCGCTGTATTTATGAAATAGGCATAAAGCCAGATGATATTTATGTAATTCCCAATTCGATGACAATACCCACTGTTCCCGTACTGGTGCCTGATAAGCTTGGCCCGTTGGAAGGGGATGTTAAGATTGGAACAATTGGAAGACTTACTGCACAAAAGAACCCGATATTATTTGTTGATATAGCCAACGGCGTTATTAAAGGCAATAACAAAGTGCACTTTTATTTTCTTGGCGCAGGTTTTCATGAAGATCTTGGTAAAGAAGTAAAAGAGCGTATTGAATACCATGGCATAGAAGCCAACTTTCACATTATTCCCAAAGGAGACAGTATAGTTGCGCTTAATTTTCTGCGTCAGCTGGATATCTTTTTGCTGCCGTCGGTTTTTGAAGGATTACCTTATGCATTGCTGGAAGCCATGTTTGAAGCCGTGCCTTGCATTGTAAGCAAATGCGATGGCAATAACGATGTTATTGACAACAATGATAACGGTTATGCCTGTCTTGTAACAGATGAGTTTGTAAGCGTTATTACAAAGCTGATCGCAAACAAAGAAAAAGCGGTTGAAATTGGTAAAGCCGGCCGGCAGTATGTAATAGACAGGCATGATATCTCCAACAACATTAAAGTGCTTGAAAGTATTTACACAGAAGCAGGCAAGAAAGGGAAATCTTCATAA
- a CDS encoding UDP-glucose dehydrogenase family protein, with product MKIVVVGTGYVGLVTGACLSEVGIEVICIDVNKTKIENLQKGILPIYEPGLEDIVERNYKNGRLQFSTDLAESIVGAEVVFIAVGTPPGEDGSADLQYVLQVADNVGTHMTDYLVVVTKSTVPVGTAAKVKEAIAGALRNRSASLEYDVASNPEFLKEGAAIEDFLKPDRIVIGVESERAKSTLHQLYDPFVLNGHPIYFMDIPSAEMTKYAANAMLATKISFMNDIANLCDIVGANVNEVRKGIGSDARIGNKFIYPGIGYGGSCFPKDVKALIKTGEQNSYELRILKAVDDVNNDQKKVIISKIMKHYNGDVAGKTFAVWGLAFKPKTDDMREAPSLVIIDALLQAGANVQAYDPVSMNEAEHMLDAKVVLTKDAINATKGADALILVTEWPEFRLPNWEKIKSNMKDHVIFDGRNIYNGDEMKAKGFAYHGIGIKS from the coding sequence ATGAAAATTGTTGTTGTAGGTACAGGGTATGTTGGCCTGGTTACAGGTGCCTGCCTTTCAGAAGTTGGAATAGAAGTAATATGTATAGATGTAAATAAAACAAAGATCGAAAACCTGCAAAAGGGCATTCTGCCTATTTATGAGCCGGGTTTGGAAGATATTGTAGAGCGCAATTATAAAAACGGCCGTCTGCAGTTTAGTACAGATCTTGCAGAGTCCATCGTTGGTGCAGAAGTGGTATTTATAGCCGTGGGCACACCTCCCGGGGAAGATGGCAGCGCAGATCTCCAGTACGTTTTACAGGTAGCAGACAACGTGGGTACACACATGACCGATTACCTGGTAGTAGTTACCAAAAGCACCGTACCGGTGGGCACCGCTGCAAAAGTGAAAGAAGCTATTGCCGGTGCTTTAAGAAACCGCAGCGCATCGCTGGAGTATGATGTCGCTTCTAACCCTGAGTTCCTGAAAGAAGGGGCCGCAATAGAAGATTTCCTTAAACCAGACCGTATTGTAATTGGTGTGGAAAGCGAAAGAGCAAAAAGCACGCTGCACCAGTTATACGATCCGTTTGTATTAAATGGCCATCCCATTTATTTTATGGATATACCTTCTGCTGAAATGACCAAATACGCAGCAAACGCAATGCTTGCCACCAAAATATCTTTCATGAACGATATAGCAAATCTTTGCGATATCGTAGGTGCCAACGTAAACGAAGTGCGCAAAGGCATCGGTTCAGATGCACGTATCGGTAACAAGTTCATATACCCGGGTATTGGTTATGGCGGCTCATGCTTTCCAAAAGATGTAAAAGCATTGATCAAAACCGGTGAGCAAAACAGCTACGAACTGCGTATCCTGAAAGCTGTTGACGATGTAAACAATGATCAGAAAAAAGTAATCATTTCCAAGATCATGAAGCATTACAATGGCGATGTGGCGGGTAAAACATTTGCTGTTTGGGGGTTAGCCTTCAAACCAAAAACCGATGATATGCGTGAGGCGCCGTCGTTGGTTATTATAGATGCATTATTGCAGGCCGGCGCAAATGTGCAGGCTTATGATCCCGTTTCAATGAACGAAGCAGAGCATATGCTCGATGCCAAGGTGGTGCTTACCAAAGATGCCATTAATGCAACCAAAGGTGCAGATGCATTAATCCTTGTTACAGAGTGGCCGGAGTTTCGTTTACCCAACTGGGAGAAAATTAAAAGCAACATGAAAGACCATGTTATTTTCGATGGCCGCAACATTTACAACGGCGACGAAATGAAAGCCAAAGGTTTTGCATATCACGGTATCGGTATAAAATCTTAA
- a CDS encoding sulfotransferase family protein produces MQKKVPNFLVCGPPKCASTSLNFYLKQHPEIYMSPEKQTRFFSVYYDKGIDFYLDTYFSGITTEKMAGEATPTYSLLPFVVPRIKAFNPDMKLVFCLRNPVERTFSGWSMRANNGTEHLSFREAVKENLKQRETVKFDNEKDAEGWASDMKRGDRLEETGYRTYLDGSFYASNLRHFLQHFPMEQIKVVYMENLIKDLHGTLQEIYRFLGVDDTYVIEKTEQKNTYKKSKIKFLEPILGKNKPLSKILAGIMPKGIKKKILDTMYVEGSKKKLTPEDRKFTYEVLKDDINDLEKLLNVDLSHWKVK; encoded by the coding sequence ATGCAGAAAAAAGTACCTAATTTCTTAGTATGTGGCCCTCCCAAATGTGCTTCAACATCCTTGAATTTTTATCTTAAGCAACATCCTGAAATATACATGTCGCCTGAAAAACAAACCAGGTTTTTCAGTGTGTATTATGATAAAGGCATCGATTTTTACCTCGATACTTATTTCTCCGGCATTACCACAGAGAAGATGGCAGGCGAAGCTACGCCCACATATTCGTTGCTTCCGTTTGTGGTGCCGCGTATAAAAGCATTTAATCCCGATATGAAGCTGGTATTCTGCCTGCGCAACCCGGTTGAGCGCACTTTCTCGGGCTGGAGCATGCGCGCCAATAATGGCACAGAACATCTTTCATTCAGGGAAGCTGTGAAAGAAAACCTGAAGCAGCGTGAAACAGTAAAATTCGATAACGAAAAAGATGCAGAAGGCTGGGCCTCTGATATGAAGCGCGGAGACAGGCTGGAAGAGACAGGCTACAGAACTTACCTCGATGGAAGTTTTTATGCATCTAACCTGCGCCATTTCCTGCAGCATTTCCCAATGGAGCAGATCAAAGTGGTGTACATGGAAAACCTTATCAAAGACCTGCATGGTACATTGCAGGAGATCTATCGTTTTCTCGGTGTTGATGATACCTATGTTATTGAGAAAACAGAACAGAAAAACACGTACAAAAAATCGAAGATCAAATTTTTGGAACCAATATTGGGTAAGAACAAACCATTGTCTAAAATCCTCGCCGGTATTATGCCAAAAGGTATAAAAAAGAAGATTCTTGATACGATGTACGTGGAAGGCAGTAAAAAGAAACTTACACCAGAAGACAGGAAGTTTACATACGAAGTCTTAAAAGACGACATTAACGACCTGGAAAAGTTATTGAACGTAGATCTTTCGCACTGGAAAGTGAAATAA
- a CDS encoding sulfotransferase family protein: MSKAILPNTFLIGVQKAGTTTLDDWLAQHPQIYCYESLKDVLLFARFNSIDEILQRMQKEPAAYKGQQVVLQSAVNYIFYPQYLQQLAAMQPNAKLLLILRNPVDRAVSSYGYFTKMLRETRSMEEALVYTPSANTEFSKDNSDFTYIEHGLYARQIRHCLQYFSKEQLLVLDYDELAKNPKGLLQQIYTFLGIDAFEPDLTPKNVTGSVKSQAFQDKLVNRSNFRKWVVNNIIDPFFPVGKRKMLKKKMFEMNTGKKQPAVAIKQEDKETISRIKKQLQPYFLEDAKELDAMLGTAFYEKWFTKKPAIAEKSL; the protein is encoded by the coding sequence ATGAGTAAAGCAATTCTACCAAACACATTTCTTATCGGGGTACAGAAAGCCGGCACCACTACGTTGGACGACTGGTTGGCGCAGCATCCGCAGATTTATTGCTATGAATCGCTGAAAGATGTATTGCTATTTGCACGCTTTAATAGTATAGATGAAATTTTGCAGCGTATGCAAAAAGAACCTGCCGCGTATAAAGGGCAGCAGGTGGTTTTGCAGTCTGCCGTCAATTATATTTTCTACCCCCAATACCTGCAACAACTGGCCGCTATGCAGCCAAATGCAAAGCTGCTGCTTATTTTGCGCAACCCGGTTGACAGGGCCGTTTCTTCTTACGGGTACTTTACAAAAATGCTGCGGGAAACACGCAGCATGGAAGAAGCACTTGTCTATACCCCATCCGCTAATACAGAATTTTCAAAAGACAACAGTGATTTTACTTACATAGAGCACGGCCTGTACGCAAGGCAAATAAGGCATTGCCTGCAATATTTTTCCAAAGAGCAGTTGCTTGTGTTAGACTATGATGAACTGGCTAAAAATCCTAAAGGTCTGTTGCAACAGATATATACTTTTCTTGGCATAGATGCATTTGAACCTGATCTTACGCCTAAGAATGTTACCGGCTCAGTAAAGAGCCAGGCATTCCAGGATAAGCTGGTAAACCGCAGCAATTTCAGGAAATGGGTGGTAAATAATATTATCGATCCTTTCTTCCCGGTTGGCAAAAGAAAAATGCTAAAGAAGAAAATGTTTGAAATGAACACCGGCAAGAAGCAACCTGCGGTTGCAATAAAGCAGGAAGATAAGGAGACTATTTCCCGTATTAAAAAACAGTTACAACCATATTTTCTCGAAGACGCAAAAGAACTCGATGCAATGCTGGGCACTGCTTTTTATGAAAAGTGGTTTACGAAAAAACCGGCTATTGCAGAAAAATCATTATAG